One Phocoena sinus isolate mPhoSin1 chromosome 13, mPhoSin1.pri, whole genome shotgun sequence DNA segment encodes these proteins:
- the ATP6V1E2 gene encoding LOW QUALITY PROTEIN: V-type proton ATPase subunit E 2 (The sequence of the model RefSeq protein was modified relative to this genomic sequence to represent the inferred CDS: deleted 3 bases in 2 codons), with protein MAFIEQEASEKAEEIDAKAEEEFNLERGCLVQTQRLKIMAYYEKKEKQIEQQKKSQMSTMRNQARLKVPRARNDLISELLNDAKPRLSRIGADPVFYQGLLDKLVLQGLLRLLEPVVIVRRRPQDLLLVEAAVQKAIPQYTTVSHKRVEVQVDRGVQLATDAAGGVEVYSGDQRIMVSNTLESRLDLLSWQKMPEIRKALFGASASRKFFI; from the exons ATGGCTTTCATTGAGCAGGAAGCCAGTGAGAAGGCCGAAGAAATAGACGCCAAGGCTGAGGAAGAGTTCAACCTTGAGAGAGGATGCCTTGTGCAAACCCAACGACTGAAGATTATGGCGTattatgagaagaaagagaagcagataGAGCAGCAGAAGAAAAGCCAGATGTCTACCATGAGGAATCAGGCAAGGCTGAAAGTCCCGAGAGCCCGAAACGACCTCATCTCAGAATTGCTGAATGATGCAAAGCCGAGACTCAGCAGGATCGGGGCAGACCCAGTATTTTACCAGGGGCTGCTGGAT AAACTAGTGCTTCAGGGTCTGCTCCGACTGCTGGAGCCTGTGGTG ATTGTACGCCGCAGGCCACAGGACCTCCTCCTGGTGGAGGCTGCAGTGCAAAAAGCCATCCCTCAATACACGACAGTCTCCCACAAACGTGTGGAAGTCCAAGTTGACAGAGGCGTGCAACTGGCTACAGATGCGGCTGGAGGTGTGGAGGTCTACAGTGGTGATCAGAGAATAATGGTCTCCAATACTCTGGAGAGTCGACTGGATCTCTTATCCTGGCAAAAGATGCCAGAAATACGAAAGGCCTTGTTTGGAGCCAGTGCCAGCAGGAAGTTCTTTATATGA